A region of the Rickettsiales bacterium Ac37b genome:
TATGGAACGTTGCATTATCAAGTATTACAACTTGACCAAATCTTAGTTCGGGCACCAAACACTGACTAACCCACTCGTTAAAAACTTCTGTATTACATGTGCCCTTGAAACACATTGGCGCAATAATTTTCTTCCCAACCTTACCTGCAATAAAGCTTTCTCAATCATGTTTTTTACCTGAGATATCACCATAAACTTTACTTCCTCTGAGACTGTATCCCCAAGAATAGTACAAATAGCTATCAATTCCACTCTCATCAATATAAACTATATCTTCCGCTTTATAGTTTGCGATAGCTGCCAAAAATAATTGCCGTTTTGCTTCATCCCGTTCACGATAGAGTGTGGTCTTTTTTTTCGTGTGATCCCCAAAGTCTTGAATGCCAAACAGATAGCAGCTGTAGACACATTAAAAACCTTTGCAAAATCAGATAATAGCCAATTGCTGTTTTTAGACACCTCGTTTAATAATTTGATTGGATCAAGCTTCTTCCATGGCTTAGCTGCTCGTGTGGCTGCTAAATTCCCGGATTTCGATCTCGATAACCATCTATAAATTGTTCTTTCACCTATGCCAAAAATTCTTGCAGCTTCTTCTCTGGTATAACCTTTATTAACATAGTGAATTACTTTTTTACGTAAATCTAAGGAATATGCCATTGCTTCTACTGTTTTGGGTTTATGAGCTTTTTAATATATCATATATCATGTCTTTATCAACTTAATTTACTATAGGTTTGAAATCAGGGTAAATCAATTTTGCTAATATTGAGCTAGGAAAAGTACGTAATGCTATATTATAGTTTTTTATAGTTAAAATATAATCTCTACGTGCTATTGCTATACGATTTTCTGTTCCCTCTAATTGTGATTGTAGTGATAAAAAATTTTGATTTGATTTTAAATCTGGATAATTTTCAGTGATGTTCATTAATTTTGATAATCCAAAACTTAATTGGGCTTGAGCTTCTTCAAACTTTTTTAATTTTATAGGATCATTCAGCAATTCTGGGGTGAAAGAAATTTGCATGGCTTTAGCTCTTGCATTAGTAACCTCAGTAAAAACTTCTTCTTCATGAACTGCGTACCCTTTAACCACTGATAATAAATTGGGAATTAAATCATTACGTCTTTTCAATTCATTATCTATTTGAGATATGGCTGCATTAACGTTTTCATCAAGAGTAGGTAATTTATTTACTATACTGACTGTCCAAAAAAGCCCAACAACAGCGACTGCAATTATTATATAATTAACTTTCATAATTTATTTTACTTGATATATTTTCAGTAAAATTAATCGTACTAAATATAAATTAAAAATTTATTAATTAATTTATTTATATAATATTAGCATTAAAATCCAAGCTTTTTACTATACATAAGCTAACAGAGTGACGACGTCCCTATTACAAATTCAAAAGCTATAGATACCCGTTTTCACGGGTATGACCAAGGTATATTCCTTTTTTTTATTATTGCATCATTTCTTGCTCATTACTTTACTTTTTTGTCCGGTAGTATAAGCAATTAGTAGGCTTGCTTCTCATACACTTAGTATCAAACTTAAACTGTTTTTACTATAGCTACGGCAATTTAAATATTACTTTGTTGTTCGTTGATCACGTAGCATTTCTACGTCACGCCTCACGATTCGTATTATTTTTAAATTGTCTTTGCTATAGTCGATTATAAAAACAATATATTTTAAATAGGTGAGATAAAATACTAAAAACATGTGGAATTAATATCCACATGTTTTTAAATAGATTAAGTTTTAGCTGTCTTTTTTATCTTCAGTTGCTGCTTTATTTAATGCAGCACCTAATATATCGCCTAAGCTGGCTCCGCTATCTGTTGAACCATATTCAGCTATTGCTCTTTTTTGTTCCTCGATTTCTAATGATTTTATAGATAAATTTACTTTACAGTTTGTTTTATCTACCGATACAACTTTTGCATCAACCCTATCACCTACTGCAAAACGGTCAACGCGTTGCTCAACTTTTTCACTTGCAAGATCAGACTTTTTAATAAAGCTTGTAACTCCATCGTTAAATGTTACATCTATACCATCATCGTGAATATTAGTTACGGTACAAGTTATAATATCACCTTTTTGTATATCTTTAAGGTTATCTGCAAATTGATTTGCTGTTAATTGTTTAATACCTAAACTAATACGTTCTTTATCAGGATCTACTGCAAGTACTACAGCTGATACTTTATCACCTTTTTGGTATTTGTTTAGTTCATCAGCATTGTCTTCATCCCATGATAAATCTGATATATAAACTAAACCATCGATGTCGTTGTCAAATCCTATAAATAAACCAAAGTCTACAATATTTTTTACTTCACCCTCAACTATTGAATTTACAGGATGATTGTTTGCGAAATCAGCCCACGGATTATTGCTACACTGCTTAATACCAAGACTAATTCTATGTTTATTGATATCTACATCTAAAACAATAAATTCTATTTCCTGCCCTACACTATATATCTTTCTAGGGTTAACATTATTTTTAGACCAGCTCATTTCAGATATATGTACTAAACCTTCAATACCAGTTTCTAATTCTACAAACACACCATAATCAGTAATATTGGTAATTTTACCTGAAGATTTTGTGCCTTTTGGATATTTTGATTCTATATTTTGCCAAGGGTTACCTTCTAACTGCTTCATGCCTAATGAAATACGTTTAGTATCATGATTATATTTTATAACTTGAACTTTTACAACTTGTCCATGAGTTAAAACTTCTGAAGGATGGCTAATACGATTCCATGAAATATCAGTAATATGTAATAAACCATCTACACTACCTAAATCAATGAATGCACCATAATCAGTAATATTTTTGACTACACCTTCTAATACTTGTCCTTCATTAATATTAGATAAAAGTTCATTACGAGCTTCTAATCTAGATTCTTCAAGAATAGCTCTACGTGATACAACTATATTACCTTGTTTTCTGTCTACTTTTAATACTTGAAAAGACTGTAAAACTCCCATCATATGAGAAATATCTTTAATTGGCCTAATGTCTACCTGGCTTCCTGGCAAGAAAGCTAGTACGCCGCTAATATCAACAGTAAAGCCTCCTTTGACTTTACCAGAAATAGTACCTTCTACTCTTGCTGATTTATCTAAAGCTTTTTCTAGGTCAGCCCATGCTTTTTCTCTAATAGCTTTTTCTCTACTGATAATGGTTTTACCACTACGATTTTCTAATTTTTCTAAAAATACTTCTACTACATCACCTACCTTAATATCATCTTCTTCACCTGCTAAAGTAAATTCTTTTATAGGTATATGACCTTCTGCTTTTAAGCCTATATCTATAGTAACTAAATCATTTTCAATAGATATAATTTCTCCTTTTACTACTGTGCCTTCTTTTTTTTCATTTTTTAAAGAAGCGCTAAAAAGTTCTTCAAAACTTTCTTTAGTTGAGTATCCTGCAATTGCTTGCTCTAGGTTAACATTACCTATAACGTTGCGGTGGTGATTTGCCATAAAAAACTTCCCTAGTATTAAATATCAAATGGTATAGTACCATTTATTCTTAAGGTTAAACAAAATATCTAATAATATTGTAAATATTATTAGATGATTAAATATTTGTATATTTAACAGTTTGTGGTATAAAAGACAATATATATTTTAAGGAATTCTCAATAGATAAATTACTGTTATCTATAATAATGGCGTCTGGTGCTGGTATTAGGGGAGAAATAGCCCTATTCTTATCGCGTTCATCACGGTCTTGCATATTTTTTATTATATCACTATATAAAAGATTAGGTTCATTTTTATGTAACTCTTGATATCTACGCCTAGCACGTACTTCTAAGTTAGCTGTAATGAAAAATTTTATATTGGCATTAGGACACACAACCGTGCCAATATCTCTGCCTTCTAGGACAACTCCAGGATAATTATTCGCAGCAAACTCTTGCTGAAATTTTGTAAGTATTTCTCGTACTTCTGGAATAGTAGCAATTCTCGAAGCAACTTTAGCAATTTTTTCATTGTTTAAAGAATAATCAAGTAAATCATAAAGTTTTATAGGAGTATGAGCAATTTTTATTATACTGCTTATATCATTTAACTCTGTCTTGGAATTAATTAAAAGCTTGCCAATCAGGCGGTAAATATTACCAGTAGGCAAAAAATGGAAGTTTAGTTCTTGGGCTAAAAGCTTAGCCAAAGTACCTTTACCTGATGCCGCTAAGCCATCTATAGCAATAATGAAAGGTTTATTCATAAAATAATATTTATACAAAGCAAAAAATATAGGTAACTTATATTGGGGTTAATTGTCAATAATTATATTAGTTAGGTAATTTTAGCTATTTATAGTTTTGTAATTTATGTACTAAATTTTTTATCACTTGCTCTATTTGAACCTATCTTTAATTCAAATTAATTCCCTATATATAATATTATGATAAAATTTTAGTAGTAATATCTTGAAATATTTTCTCCCTATACCTATATCTATTATAAGAAAGGATGCTTTTAGGTTCTTTCTAGATTTATTTTCCTAGTAAAATAGGATAAGTTATTAACTAATATTGCTTAAGAGGGTATTATGCGTAATTTTGATCTTTCACCATTATTTCGTTCATCCATAGGTTTTGATCGTTTACATAATCTTTTAGAAACAAGTTTAAAGGAAGATACCAGTAACGGTTATCCTCCTTATAATATAGGTAAAATTGATGATAATAAATATTTTATTACTATGGCTCTTGCTGGATTTAAGCCAGAAGACGTTAATGTTACAGTACAGAAAAACCTGCTTACAGTCTCAGGTAATGTAAGTAGTGACAATCAGGAAGATACCACCTATTTATATAAAGGTATTGCAACTAGGGCATTTGAAAGAAAATTTAGTCTAGTAGATTATATGCGAGTTGAAAATGCTAATATGGTTGATGGATTATTAACCATCGAACTAATACGTGAAATTCCTGAAGAAGTTAAACCTAGGCAGATATCTATTAATAAAGGGGTTACACCAAAAATTGGTAAAAAATAATAATATAGAGTTTATTACTCTAAGGAAGCTTAGCTCTTTAATGGCAAGCTTCCTATTGTCATATAGCGTTAATATGGTATATAGTCTATATATTCATCGCTAGATTCTCCTACACAACTTACATTTTCCTCTTTTTCTTGAAATGAGCTATAATCTTCAAGATATATCTTCCATTTGTTAGAATGAGCATATATTATATTTTTTATCAGCATATCTTCGGTCAAGGTATTTCCAGGTTTATTTTTAAAAAGGTGCAGAATATTTTTACATATTGAGTTTTGTAAAGAAAATTTTTCTAAATAACATTCTACATGTGGATTGTTTTTTGGATGAGTGAGATGATAATAGTGAAATGCTTTTAATATTAAATCAATCTTTATTAAACAATTATTAAAATCTAAAAAAGTAGGTAAAGGGGCTAAATGTTGCATAATTTTATAAATATTTTTTTAATATAATGGAGGTATTTTAGATTATTATATAAAGATTGCAAACGTTATTATGTGCTTAATTAAGAAAAAATAATAAATTTAATTATTTATATAATTGGAGTCATATGAATAACTTATTAAACTAGCTTTAGATGGTAATTATATGTCTTTTTTAAATTCTTTAAATTATAAAGTCCTGTTTAAGGAAAAAGCCTATATTAACGGTGAATGGGTTTCTGCAATGAGTAATGAGACTGTCCCTGTGATTAATCCTGCAAGTGGTGAAATTATAGGTATAGTACCGAGTATGGATAATAATGATGTATTAATTGCTATTAATGCGGCACATGAAGCATTTAGGGAGTGGAAAAAATATACTGCTAAAGAAAGAGCAAAAATTTTACGTAAATGGTATGAATTAGTGATTATACATAAAGATGATTTATCTAAGATAATGACTGCTGAACAGGGGAAGCCTCTAGAGGAAGCTATTCAGGAAATAGAATATGCAGCAAATTTTATAGAATGGTTTGCTGAGGAAGCTAAAAGAACTTATGGAGATACTATTCCAGCTCCAAATAGTAAGCAAAGAATTATGGTAACTACAGAGCCAATAGGGGTAGTAGCTGCTATTACGCCTTGGAATTTCCCATCTAGTATGGTTACTAGAAAGGTAGCTCCAGCACTCGCTGCGGGCTGTACAATAATTTTGAAACCTTCTGAGGAAACCCCTTTTTCTGCACTTGCGCTTGCTGTGCTTGCAGAAGAAGCTGGTATACCAAAAGGGGTAATTAATATTGTTACAGGTCATCCTCAGTCTATAGGAGCAGAATTAACTACTAATCCTAAAATTCGTAAATTAAGCTTTACTGGTTCTACAGAAATAGGTAGGTTATTGATTAGTCAATGTGCCTCTACAATTAAACGTATGTCAATGGAGCTAGGTGGTAACGCGCCCTGTATTGTATTTGATGATGCTGATCTTAAATTAGCAGCTCAAGGCATTATTGCTTCAAAATATAGAGCTAATGGTCAAACTTGTATCTGTATTAATCGTGTGTTTGTGCATGCTAAAATATATGATAAGTTACTGGCCTTATTAGTTGAGCATGTAAAGAGCTTAAAAGTAGGGAATGGCTTTGAGAAAGGTGTAAAATTGGGTCCGCTTATTTCAGCCCAGGCTGTATCAAAAGTAGAAAGGCTTTTAGGCGATGCTATAAATAAAGGTGGTAAGGTGGTATTAGGTGGTAATCGTATTCGGGGGCATGGCTACTTTTTTGAGCCTACTATAGTTGTGAATGCTAGTGATGAGATGGAATGTTTTGTTGAAGAAATTTTTGGCCCTATCACAGTGTTATATAGTTTTAATTCTGAAGAAGAAGTAGTGAAAAGAGCTAATAATACTATTTATGGTTTAGCAGCTTATGTTTATACTAATGATATTTCTCGTATGTATCGTATTACTGAAAATTTAGAATATGGCATGGTGGGTATTAATAATACTTCCATTTCTAACGAAGTGGCTCCTTTTGGAGGAATTAAGCAATCAGGATTTGGCCGTGAAGGATCATATATGGGAATCAAAGAATTTCAAAACATAAAATATATTTGTGTAGGCAATATCTAGAATATGTAATAGATATGGATAATATATATTGAATGATTTAATAAATATGTGTAAAGAGATAAATATTAGGTATATAAGTGTATTGCTGTTGTTAATATTATTATAACATGTTTGGATAATATATGATTTCTAAGTTAGAGCTGTTGATAGCATTTCGTTATTTAAGAGCAAGAAAAAAAACTATGATGATTTCTGTTATTACATGGTTTTCATTTTTAGGTGTGATGCTTGGAGTTGCGGCATTAATAGTGGTAATGTCAGTAATGAATGGATTCCATACAGAAATTAGTAATAAAATGACAGGTTTTAACGGTGATATCAATATATATAAACGTAAAGGGTTTATTGGGAATTTTGAATCATTGATTAATCAAATTGCAAAAGATGATGAAGTAATTTTAGTAACTCCACTAATTGAAGCACAAGTTATGGCCGCAAGTGGAGGATTTGCAGCAGGAGCGTATGTCAAAGGAATTAAGATAGATGATTTAAAAAATAAGGCAATAGTTGCGAATAATATTATTGCTGGAAATATAGAATATTTAGATAGTAATAGTGTAATCTTAGGTAATGAACTCGCGGCATCTTTACATATAGGTGTGGGTGATTTAGTGACTATTATTTCGCCTCAAGCAACAAATACTATCATAGGGATGATACCTAGAAGTAAAGTTTATAAAGTAGCAGCTTTATTTAAAACCGATATGTATCTTTACGATAATTCTAATCTTTTTATGTCTCTGGAGCAGGCACAACTTCTTTTCCGCATGCCTAGTATGGTTAATACTATAGAGGTAATGATTGCCGACCCTAATCAGGCTTTAGAAATGTCTGATAAAGTATCTACAATTTTGGGTTCGGAATATAGTGTAAGTAATTGGCAAGTTATTAATGCTAGCTTTTTCCAGGTATTAAAAACTGAAAGAGTAGTGATGTTTTTAATTTTAGCTCTAATCATTCTTGTTGCTGCTTTTAATATTATTTCTAGTTTGATAATGTTAGTTAAGGAGAAAAATAAAGCTATTGCAATATTACGTACTATGGGTATGAGTCGTTCTGGTATATTGCGTATATTTTTAATATGTGGTTCTACCATTGGGATTGCTGGAACAATTGCTGGAACAATTTTGGGATTAAGTTTTGCACTGAATATTAATACGATTAAAGCCTTATTGGAAAAGCTAACTGGTACTACAATTTTTGATCCAGTAATATATTATTTATCCTCTTTGCCATGTGATGTACAAAACGGTGATATTATTAAAGTAATATTGCTAGCATTATTATTATCATTTTTGGCAACTATTTATCCTGCTTGGAGAGCAGCAAAAACTAATCCTGCTGAAAGCTTACGTTATGAATGATGTTTACATATTAAATAATATTTATAAATCCTTTACTCAAGGTAATCATACTTTAGAAATTTTAAAAGGTATAAACCTAACTATAATGCAGGGTGAAATTGTTGCTTTAGTTGGTCCATCTGGTTCTGGCAAATCGACTTTACTACAAATTGCAGGTCTTTTAGATATGCCAAATAAAGGTGATATTATAATCAATGGCAAGCGTTTAATATTAACTAATGATTATGAGCGTACCTTAATGAGAAGAAGTTTGATAGGTTTTGTGTATCAGGCTCATCATTTATTACATGAATTTTCTGCAATAGAAAATGTGATGATTCCTCAGCTAATACAAAATAAAAGAAAGAAGGAAGCTGAAGAATATGCAATGCATTTATTATGTTCTGTAGGGTTAAAGCATAGATGTAAACATTATCCAAATGAGTTATCTGGTGGTGAACAACAAAGAGTAGCAATTGCAAGAGCGTTATCCAATAATCCATCTGTATTTCTTGCAGATGAACCTACTGGTAATCTTGATCCTGATACTTCTGAGCAGGTAAGTAACACTTTAATTCAGTTTCTAAAAACACATAAAGTTGTTTCATTAATTGTAACTCACAATATGGCTCTTGCGTCAAAAGCAGATAGAATAGTAAAACTTACCAACGGGATATTAATTTGATTTAAACAATAAGGTTTCGTATTTCTGGAATTCCTTCTATCTACGAAAGTAATGTGCTATCTGGCTCACTATAGTTTTTTCAGCTTCCTTAACAGATATAGTAAATTGATTTGAATTCGGGAA
Encoded here:
- a CDS encoding Transposase gives rise to the protein MAYSLDLRKKVIHYVNKGYTREEAARIFGIGERTIYRWLSRSKSGNLAATRAAKPWKKLDPIKLLNEVSKNSNWLLSDFAKVFNVSTAAICLAFKTLGITRKKRPHSIVNGMKQNGNYFWQLSQTIKRKI
- a CDS encoding LemA family protein; the protein is MKVNYIIIAVAVVGLFWTVSIVNKLPTLDENVNAAISQIDNELKRRNDLIPNLLSVVKGYAVHEEEVFTEVTNARAKAMQISFTPELLNDPIKLKKFEEAQAQLSFGLSKLMNITENYPDLKSNQNFLSLQSQLEGTENRIAIARRDYILTIKNYNIALRTFPSSILAKLIYPDFKPIVN
- the rpsA gene encoding Ribosomal protein S1, which produces MANHHRNVIGNVNLEQAIAGYSTKESFEELFSASLKNEKKEGTVVKGEIISIENDLVTIDIGLKAEGHIPIKEFTLAGEEDDIKVGDVVEVFLEKLENRSGKTIISREKAIREKAWADLEKALDKSARVEGTISGKVKGGFTVDISGVLAFLPGSQVDIRPIKDISHMMGVLQSFQVLKVDRKQGNIVVSRRAILEESRLEARNELLSNINEGQVLEGVVKNITDYGAFIDLGSVDGLLHITDISWNRISHPSEVLTHGQVVKVQVIKYNHDTKRISLGMKQLEGNPWQNIESKYPKGTKSSGKITNITDYGVFVELETGIEGLVHISEMSWSKNNVNPRKIYSVGQEIEFIVLDVDINKHRISLGIKQCSNNPWADFANNHPVNSIVEGEVKNIVDFGLFIGFDNDIDGLVYISDLSWDEDNADELNKYQKGDKVSAVVLAVDPDKERISLGIKQLTANQFADNLKDIQKGDIITCTVTNIHDDGIDVTFNDGVTSFIKKSDLASEKVEQRVDRFAVGDRVDAKVVSVDKTNCKVNLSIKSLEIEEQKRAIAEYGSTDSGASLGDILGAALNKAATEDKKDS
- the cmk gene encoding Cytidylate kinase; the protein is MNKPFIIAIDGLAASGKGTLAKLLAQELNFHFLPTGNIYRLIGKLLINSKTELNDISSIIKIAHTPIKLYDLLDYSLNNEKIAKVASRIATIPEVREILTKFQQEFAANNYPGVVLEGRDIGTVVCPNANIKFFITANLEVRARRRYQELHKNEPNLLYSDIIKNMQDRDERDKNRAISPLIPAPDAIIIDNSNLSIENSLKYILSFIPQTVKYTNI
- the ibpA gene encoding 16 kDa heat shock protein A, whose amino-acid sequence is MRNFDLSPLFRSSIGFDRLHNLLETSLKEDTSNGYPPYNIGKIDDNKYFITMALAGFKPEDVNVTVQKNLLTVSGNVSSDNQEDTTYLYKGIATRAFERKFSLVDYMRVENANMVDGLLTIELIREIPEEVKPRQISINKGVTPKIGKK
- the gabD gene encoding Succinate-semialdehyde dehydrogenase [NADP(+)] GabD; protein product: MSFLNSLNYKVLFKEKAYINGEWVSAMSNETVPVINPASGEIIGIVPSMDNNDVLIAINAAHEAFREWKKYTAKERAKILRKWYELVIIHKDDLSKIMTAEQGKPLEEAIQEIEYAANFIEWFAEEAKRTYGDTIPAPNSKQRIMVTTEPIGVVAAITPWNFPSSMVTRKVAPALAAGCTIILKPSEETPFSALALAVLAEEAGIPKGVINIVTGHPQSIGAELTTNPKIRKLSFTGSTEIGRLLISQCASTIKRMSMELGGNAPCIVFDDADLKLAAQGIIASKYRANGQTCICINRVFVHAKIYDKLLALLVEHVKSLKVGNGFEKGVKLGPLISAQAVSKVERLLGDAINKGGKVVLGGNRIRGHGYFFEPTIVVNASDEMECFVEEIFGPITVLYSFNSEEEVVKRANNTIYGLAAYVYTNDISRMYRITENLEYGMVGINNTSISNEVAPFGGIKQSGFGREGSYMGIKEFQNIKYICVGNI
- the lolC gene encoding Lipoprotein-releasing system transmembrane protein LolC, which produces MISKLELLIAFRYLRARKKTMMISVITWFSFLGVMLGVAALIVVMSVMNGFHTEISNKMTGFNGDINIYKRKGFIGNFESLINQIAKDDEVILVTPLIEAQVMAASGGFAAGAYVKGIKIDDLKNKAIVANNIIAGNIEYLDSNSVILGNELAASLHIGVGDLVTIISPQATNTIIGMIPRSKVYKVAALFKTDMYLYDNSNLFMSLEQAQLLFRMPSMVNTIEVMIADPNQALEMSDKVSTILGSEYSVSNWQVINASFFQVLKTERVVMFLILALIILVAAFNIISSLIMLVKEKNKAIAILRTMGMSRSGILRIFLICGSTIGIAGTIAGTILGLSFALNINTIKALLEKLTGTTIFDPVIYYLSSLPCDVQNGDIIKVILLALLLSFLATIYPAWRAAKTNPAESLRYE
- the lolD gene encoding Lipoprotein-releasing system ATP-binding protein LolD, whose product is MNDVYILNNIYKSFTQGNHTLEILKGINLTIMQGEIVALVGPSGSGKSTLLQIAGLLDMPNKGDIIINGKRLILTNDYERTLMRRSLIGFVYQAHHLLHEFSAIENVMIPQLIQNKRKKEAEEYAMHLLCSVGLKHRCKHYPNELSGGEQQRVAIARALSNNPSVFLADEPTGNLDPDTSEQVSNTLIQFLKTHKVVSLIVTHNMALASKADRIVKLTNGILI